A genomic segment from Luteibacter aegosomatis encodes:
- a CDS encoding riboflavin synthase: protein MFTGIIQAVGRIARLEPRGGDVRLVVDTASLDMTDVALGDSIAVSGVCLTVIEFDASSFAADVSNETLSLTSLGDRRPGDAVNLEKALRLADRLGGHLVSGHVDGLGKVVSIAPDGRSLRWTFEVPREIARYIAHKGSVCIDGTSLTVNEVNGNRFGVNLIPHTVEHTTFSARRPGDAVNIEVDVVARYVERLLSAGEAPRLDEAFLKQHGFA, encoded by the coding sequence ATGTTCACTGGCATCATCCAGGCCGTGGGCCGCATCGCCCGGCTCGAACCGCGCGGCGGCGACGTCCGCCTCGTCGTCGATACCGCCTCCCTCGACATGACCGACGTCGCCCTGGGCGACAGCATCGCCGTCTCCGGCGTGTGCCTCACCGTGATCGAATTCGATGCATCGAGTTTCGCGGCCGACGTCTCCAACGAAACCCTCTCGCTGACCTCGCTGGGCGACCGCCGCCCGGGCGACGCCGTGAACCTCGAAAAGGCCCTGCGCCTGGCCGACCGGCTCGGCGGCCACCTGGTCTCCGGCCACGTCGACGGCCTGGGCAAGGTGGTGTCCATCGCACCCGACGGCCGTTCGCTGCGCTGGACCTTCGAGGTGCCGCGCGAGATCGCCCGCTACATCGCCCACAAGGGCTCGGTGTGCATCGACGGCACCAGCCTCACCGTGAACGAGGTCAACGGCAACCGTTTCGGCGTGAACCTTATCCCCCATACGGTGGAACACACGACGTTCTCGGCACGCCGGCCCGGCGATGCGGTGAACATCGAGGTCGACGTCGTGGCGCGTTACGTCGAACGCCTGCTTTCCGCGGGCGAGGCGCCGCGCCTCGACGAGGCTTTCCTGAAGCAGCACGGCTTCGCCTGA
- a CDS encoding phosphatidylglycerophosphatase A family protein codes for MSTKYVLDAADRRRLLASPAGWIACGFGSGLVPKAQGTAGSLAALVPWLLLRGLPLSVWLSIIVLSFALGVWACDVAGRRIGVDDHRSLVWDEFVGQWVALLPALWAPWWAVIPGFVLFRLFDVAKPPPIGWFDRRVKGGLGVMLDDLIAGIFAAVVLRIVLSFV; via the coding sequence ATGAGTACCAAATACGTTCTCGACGCGGCGGACCGCCGCCGGCTGCTCGCTTCGCCGGCGGGATGGATCGCCTGCGGGTTCGGCTCGGGCCTGGTGCCGAAGGCCCAGGGCACGGCCGGCTCGCTCGCCGCGCTGGTGCCGTGGCTCCTGCTGCGCGGCCTGCCGCTGTCGGTATGGCTGTCGATCATCGTGCTGTCGTTCGCGCTGGGCGTGTGGGCGTGCGATGTCGCCGGTCGACGGATCGGCGTGGACGACCATCGCAGCCTCGTCTGGGACGAATTCGTGGGCCAGTGGGTGGCGTTGCTGCCCGCGCTGTGGGCCCCTTGGTGGGCCGTCATCCCGGGTTTCGTGCTGTTCCGTCTCTTCGACGTGGCCAAGCCACCGCCGATCGGCTGGTTCGACCGCCGGGTGAAGGGCGGCCTGGGTGTGATGCTCGACGACCTCATCGCCGGTATCTTCGCCGCGGTGGTGCTTCGCATCGTGCTGTCCTTCGTCTGA
- the nusB gene encoding transcription antitermination factor NusB produces MTNVPPHGIDLQARSRARRRALQALYAWQVGGSKMGSVIAQFRHEQDMEVADLEYFEDILRGVEQHVAELDEGIKPFVDREVGQIDPIERAALRMGAYELKYRPDVPYRVVINEAVEATKRFGADHGHSYVNGVLDKLATHWRTAEKRS; encoded by the coding sequence ATGACCAACGTCCCCCCGCACGGCATCGACCTCCAGGCCCGTTCGCGCGCACGCCGTCGCGCGCTCCAGGCGCTCTATGCCTGGCAGGTGGGCGGTTCGAAGATGGGCAGCGTCATCGCGCAGTTCCGTCACGAGCAGGACATGGAAGTGGCCGACCTCGAATACTTCGAAGACATCCTGCGCGGCGTGGAGCAGCACGTGGCGGAACTCGACGAAGGCATCAAGCCCTTCGTCGACCGCGAAGTGGGCCAGATCGATCCCATCGAGCGCGCCGCGCTGCGCATGGGCGCGTATGAGCTGAAATATCGGCCCGACGTGCCCTACCGCGTGGTGATCAACGAAGCGGTGGAAGCCACCAAGCGCTTCGGGGCCGACCATGGCCACAGCTATGTGAACGGCGTGCTGGACAAACTCGCGACGCACTGGCGTACGGCCGAAAAGCGATCCTGA
- the ribH gene encoding 6,7-dimethyl-8-ribityllumazine synthase, whose product MKIIEGDFATPKGRFAIVAGRFNAFVVEPLVDGARDALVRHGVKDDAIDLIRVPGAWEIAQAAYKVAASGKYAAVIGLGAVIRGSTPHFDYVAGEAAKGLGQAAYASGVPVCFGVLTTDSIEQAIERAGTKAGNKGADAAMVAIEMTNLYAKLGQ is encoded by the coding sequence ATGAAGATCATCGAAGGCGATTTCGCCACTCCCAAGGGCCGTTTCGCCATCGTCGCCGGCCGTTTCAACGCGTTCGTCGTCGAACCGCTGGTGGATGGCGCGCGCGACGCGCTCGTGCGCCACGGCGTGAAGGACGACGCGATCGACCTCATCCGCGTGCCCGGCGCCTGGGAAATCGCGCAGGCGGCCTACAAGGTCGCCGCGTCGGGCAAGTACGCCGCCGTGATCGGCCTGGGCGCCGTGATCCGCGGTTCCACGCCGCACTTCGACTACGTGGCCGGCGAAGCCGCCAAGGGCCTGGGCCAGGCCGCCTACGCCTCCGGCGTGCCGGTGTGCTTCGGCGTGCTCACCACCGACAGCATCGAGCAGGCCATCGAGCGCGCGGGCACCAAGGCGGGCAACAAGGGCGCCGACGCGGCGATGGTCGCGATCGAGATGACCAACCTCTACGCGAAGCTCGGCCAATGA
- a CDS encoding potassium channel beta subunit family protein, producing MEYRRLGSTGLKLSALSYGAWVTFGRQVGRSDARELIALAYDHGVNFFDNAETYNAGDAERLMGDVIADLRLPRDAYCVSSKVYFGATADPRPTQKGLSRKHVFDACHQALQRLRVDYLDLYFCHRPDPDTPVLETVWAMDTLVRQGKVLYWGTSEWPAERIDEAHRVAREHGLVPPSMEQPQYNLLHRDRVEREYVPLYADHGMGTTIWSPLASGRLTGKYNDGVPADSRLGHPDYAWLRDQLLGDEAASKKIRALAAVADDLGIPMARMALAWCLKNPNVSTVILGASKTHQLEENLMALDAVPLLDDAVMARIEAAL from the coding sequence ATGGAATACCGTCGCCTGGGCTCCACCGGCCTGAAGCTGTCCGCGCTGTCGTACGGCGCCTGGGTCACCTTCGGCCGGCAGGTGGGGCGTTCGGATGCGCGCGAGCTGATCGCGCTGGCCTACGATCACGGCGTGAACTTCTTCGACAACGCCGAAACGTATAACGCCGGTGACGCCGAGCGGCTGATGGGTGACGTGATCGCCGACCTGCGCCTGCCCCGCGACGCGTATTGCGTGTCGAGCAAGGTGTATTTCGGCGCGACCGCGGATCCCAGGCCCACCCAGAAAGGCCTGTCGCGCAAGCACGTGTTCGATGCCTGCCACCAGGCCTTGCAGCGTTTGCGGGTGGATTACCTCGACCTCTACTTCTGCCACCGTCCCGATCCGGATACGCCCGTGCTGGAGACGGTGTGGGCGATGGACACGCTGGTGCGCCAGGGCAAGGTGCTCTACTGGGGCACCAGCGAATGGCCGGCCGAGCGCATCGACGAGGCGCATCGCGTGGCGCGCGAGCACGGACTCGTGCCGCCCTCGATGGAGCAGCCGCAGTACAACCTGCTGCATCGCGATCGCGTGGAGCGGGAATACGTGCCGCTGTATGCCGACCACGGCATGGGCACCACGATCTGGTCGCCGCTGGCGTCCGGGCGGTTGACCGGCAAATACAACGATGGCGTGCCGGCGGATTCGCGTCTGGGACATCCGGATTACGCGTGGTTGCGCGATCAGCTGCTCGGCGACGAAGCGGCGTCGAAGAAAATCCGCGCGCTGGCGGCGGTCGCCGACGACCTGGGTATTCCGATGGCTCGGATGGCGCTCGCCTGGTGCCTGAAGAATCCGAATGTGTCCACGGTGATTCTCGGGGCGAGCAAGACGCATCAGTTGGAAGAGAACCTGATGGCGCTGGACGCCGTGCCCTTGCTCGACGATGCCGTCATGGCACGCATCGAAGCCGCGCTCTGA
- the thiL gene encoding thiamine-phosphate kinase, whose amino-acid sequence MEFDLIERIRRHTDVNRDDVATGIGDDAAVVAVPAGRELAIAVDTLVEGVHFPVGTAPADIGWKALAVNLSDLAAMGATPAWALLALTLPTSDEAFVDGLARGFAELATPYRLALIGGDTTRGPLTVTVAVHGFTAPGEALLRSGARVGDVVMVTGTLGDAAAGLRCLAEADASPYVALVERLNRPTPRVSAGQALRGIATACIDVSDGLVADLGHLCARSGVGAEIDVAMLPRSSAMLAHFHDADAIDFALGGGDDYELCFTVPADRANEVAADLARIGGGATRIGRVVEGAGVHVIDASGQAVAPVRAGWNHFAA is encoded by the coding sequence ATGGAATTCGACCTGATCGAACGCATCCGCCGGCACACCGACGTCAACCGCGACGACGTGGCGACCGGCATCGGCGACGACGCGGCCGTCGTCGCCGTCCCGGCCGGTCGTGAACTCGCGATCGCCGTGGACACCCTCGTGGAAGGGGTGCACTTTCCCGTGGGTACGGCGCCCGCTGACATCGGCTGGAAAGCCCTCGCCGTCAATCTTTCCGACCTGGCCGCGATGGGCGCGACCCCCGCATGGGCCTTGCTCGCGCTCACGCTGCCCACCTCCGACGAAGCCTTCGTCGACGGGCTGGCGCGGGGCTTCGCCGAACTCGCCACGCCGTATCGTCTCGCCCTGATCGGCGGCGACACCACGCGCGGTCCGCTCACGGTCACCGTCGCCGTGCATGGGTTCACCGCGCCCGGCGAAGCCCTGCTGCGCTCCGGCGCGCGCGTGGGCGACGTCGTGATGGTCACCGGCACGCTGGGCGACGCCGCCGCGGGTCTGCGCTGCCTCGCCGAAGCGGACGCGTCGCCCTATGTCGCGCTCGTCGAACGGCTCAACCGGCCCACGCCGCGCGTGAGCGCGGGCCAGGCGCTGCGTGGCATCGCCACGGCCTGCATCGACGTCTCCGACGGCCTGGTCGCCGACCTCGGCCACCTCTGCGCGCGGAGCGGCGTGGGTGCCGAGATCGACGTCGCGATGTTGCCGCGCTCGTCGGCCATGCTCGCCCATTTCCACGATGCCGACGCCATCGATTTCGCCCTGGGCGGCGGCGACGACTACGAGTTGTGCTTTACCGTGCCCGCCGATCGCGCGAACGAGGTGGCCGCCGATCTCGCCCGCATCGGTGGCGGTGCCACGCGGATCGGCCGCGTGGTGGAGGGTGCGGGCGTGCACGTGATCGATGCGTCGGGTCAGGCGGTCGCCCCGGTGCGCGCCGGCTGGAACCACTTCGCCGCATGA
- the glyA gene encoding serine hydroxymethyltransferase: MFPKDATIAGYDDELAKAIADESRRQEDHVELIASENYASPRVMEAQGSTLTNKYAEGYPGKRYYGGCEYVDVAEKLAIDRLKKLFGADYANVQPHSGSQANQAVYFALLNPGDTILGMSLAHGGHLTHGAKVNLSGKIFNAVQYGIDPDTGLVNYDEVERLAVEHKPKMIVAGFSAYSQVLDWARFRAIADKVGAYLFVDMAHIAGLVAAGVYPSPIEHAHVVTSTTHKTLRGPRGGIIVAKGLGEELEKKLQSVVFPGIQGGPLMHVIAAKAVAFKEALEPAFTDYQKQVVKNAKAMAKTLIERGYKVVSGGTENHLMLVDLIGRDVTGKDAEAALGKAHITVNKNAVPNDPRSPFVTSGLRVGTPAITTRGYKEADTVELANWICDVLDAPNDEAVIAAVREKVTAQCKTFPVYG, from the coding sequence ATGTTCCCGAAGGATGCAACGATCGCCGGCTATGACGACGAGCTCGCCAAGGCCATCGCCGATGAATCCCGCCGCCAGGAGGATCACGTCGAACTGATCGCCTCGGAGAACTACGCCAGCCCCCGCGTGATGGAGGCCCAGGGCTCCACGCTCACCAACAAGTACGCCGAGGGTTACCCGGGCAAGCGCTACTACGGCGGCTGCGAGTACGTGGACGTGGCCGAAAAGCTCGCCATCGACCGCCTGAAGAAGCTCTTCGGCGCCGACTACGCCAACGTGCAGCCGCATTCGGGCTCGCAGGCCAACCAGGCGGTGTATTTCGCGCTGCTGAACCCGGGCGACACCATCCTGGGCATGAGCCTGGCCCACGGCGGCCATCTCACCCACGGCGCCAAGGTCAACCTCTCGGGCAAGATCTTCAACGCCGTGCAGTACGGCATCGACCCGGACACCGGCCTGGTGAACTACGACGAGGTCGAGCGCCTGGCCGTCGAACACAAGCCCAAGATGATCGTGGCCGGCTTCTCCGCCTATTCGCAGGTGCTCGACTGGGCGCGTTTCCGCGCCATCGCCGACAAGGTGGGCGCCTACCTGTTCGTCGACATGGCCCACATCGCGGGCCTGGTCGCCGCGGGGGTCTACCCGAGCCCGATCGAGCACGCCCACGTGGTCACCTCCACCACGCACAAGACCCTGCGCGGCCCGCGCGGCGGCATCATCGTGGCCAAGGGCCTGGGCGAGGAGCTCGAGAAGAAGCTGCAATCGGTGGTGTTCCCCGGTATTCAGGGCGGCCCGCTGATGCACGTGATCGCGGCCAAGGCCGTGGCCTTCAAGGAAGCGCTGGAGCCGGCCTTCACCGACTACCAGAAGCAGGTGGTGAAGAACGCCAAGGCGATGGCGAAGACGCTGATCGAGCGCGGATACAAGGTCGTGTCCGGCGGCACCGAGAACCACCTCATGCTGGTCGACCTGATCGGTCGCGACGTCACCGGCAAGGATGCGGAAGCCGCGCTGGGCAAGGCGCACATCACGGTCAACAAGAACGCCGTGCCGAACGACCCCCGCTCGCCCTTCGTCACCTCGGGCCTGCGCGTGGGCACGCCGGCCATCACGACGCGCGGTTACAAGGAAGCCGACACGGTGGAACTGGCGAACTGGATCTGCGACGTGCTCGACGCGCCGAACGACGAGGCGGTGATCGCCGCGGTGCGCGAGAAGGTGACGGCGCAGTGCAAGACCTTCCCGGTCTACGGCTGA
- the ribBA gene encoding bifunctional 3,4-dihydroxy-2-butanone-4-phosphate synthase/GTP cyclohydrolase II — translation MAFNTIPDILEDIRNGRMVVILDDEDRENEGDIVMAAEKVRPEDVNFMVKEARGLLCLTLTEQRTRQLGLKPMVSDNNSPFHTNFTVSIEAAEGVTTGISAHDRARTIQVAAARDAKPADITMPGHIFPLTAQPGGVLTRAGHTEAGCDLAAMAGLEPASVLIEILHDDGSMARRPELEAFAAKHGLKIGTIADLIRYRLETEKTIERVHEEDVDTEFGAFRLVAYRDGIRRGLHFALTRGSVDDGEPVLTRVHVRNTLSDVLHLRRADLGQTVTEALRRIDAADRGVLLVLSGEDTPDALLARLKGERAPLVAPKDDQEWRQLGLGAQILADLGVKRLRVIGTPRKFVGIAGFGLEVVDQDC, via the coding sequence ATGGCATTCAACACCATCCCCGACATCCTCGAGGACATCCGCAACGGCCGCATGGTCGTGATCCTCGACGACGAGGATCGCGAGAACGAGGGCGACATCGTGATGGCCGCCGAAAAGGTGCGCCCCGAAGACGTGAACTTCATGGTGAAGGAGGCGCGCGGCCTGCTGTGCCTCACCCTCACCGAACAGCGCACGCGCCAGCTCGGCCTGAAGCCGATGGTCAGCGACAACAACTCGCCGTTCCATACCAATTTCACGGTATCGATCGAGGCGGCCGAGGGCGTCACCACGGGCATTTCGGCGCACGATCGCGCGCGTACCATCCAGGTGGCCGCCGCGCGCGACGCGAAGCCCGCCGACATCACCATGCCCGGCCACATCTTCCCGCTCACGGCGCAGCCGGGCGGCGTGCTCACGCGCGCGGGCCACACCGAGGCGGGCTGCGATCTCGCCGCGATGGCGGGCCTGGAGCCGGCCTCGGTGCTGATCGAGATTCTCCACGACGACGGCTCGATGGCGCGCCGCCCCGAGCTGGAAGCCTTCGCGGCGAAGCACGGGCTGAAGATCGGCACCATCGCCGACCTCATCCGCTACCGCCTGGAAACCGAGAAGACCATCGAGCGCGTGCACGAGGAAGACGTCGATACCGAGTTCGGCGCGTTCCGCCTCGTGGCCTACCGCGACGGCATCCGTCGTGGCCTGCACTTCGCGCTGACGCGCGGCAGCGTGGACGACGGCGAGCCCGTGCTCACCCGCGTGCACGTGCGCAACACGCTGTCCGACGTGCTGCACCTGCGCCGCGCCGACCTGGGGCAGACCGTCACCGAAGCCCTTCGCCGCATCGATGCGGCCGATCGCGGCGTGCTGCTGGTGCTGTCGGGCGAGGACACGCCCGATGCGTTGCTCGCCCGGTTGAAGGGCGAGCGTGCGCCGCTGGTCGCGCCGAAGGACGACCAGGAATGGCGTCAGCTCGGTCTGGGCGCGCAGATCCTCGCCGACCTGGGCGTGAAGCGCTTGCGCGTGATCGGTACGCCGCGCAAGTTCGTCGGCATCGCGGGGTTCGGGTTGGAAGTGGTGGATCAGGACTGCTGA
- the nrdR gene encoding transcriptional regulator NrdR: protein MHCPFCQHEDTRVIDSRLTEDGGTVRRRRECPQCGERFNTFETAELKLPAIVKSGDRREPFDEHKLRVSFERALQKRPVASDAVDAAMRAVKNDLRRSGEREVPSRQVGELVMRELKALDQVAYVRFASVYRRFEDVHAFREEIEKLERDLPSLEGLQLPLLEAARRGRKG from the coding sequence ATGCACTGTCCCTTCTGCCAGCACGAAGACACCCGCGTCATCGACTCGCGGCTCACCGAAGACGGTGGCACGGTACGGCGGCGGCGCGAGTGTCCGCAATGCGGCGAGCGTTTCAACACGTTCGAGACGGCGGAACTCAAGCTCCCGGCGATCGTCAAGTCCGGCGATCGCCGCGAGCCGTTCGACGAACACAAGCTGCGCGTGAGCTTCGAGCGCGCGCTGCAGAAGCGCCCGGTCGCCAGCGATGCCGTGGATGCCGCCATGCGCGCGGTGAAGAACGACCTGCGCCGCAGCGGCGAGCGCGAGGTGCCTTCGCGGCAGGTGGGTGAATTGGTGATGCGCGAACTCAAGGCGCTCGACCAGGTGGCCTACGTGCGCTTCGCCTCGGTATACCGGCGTTTCGAAGACGTGCACGCCTTCCGCGAGGAAATCGAAAAGCTCGAGCGCGACCTGCCGTCGCTCGAGGGCTTGCAGCTTCCGCTGCTGGAAGCGGCCAGGCGCGGTCGAAAAGGCTGA
- the ldcA gene encoding muramoyltetrapeptide carboxypeptidase, whose product MTYDIRLIAPSGYPHNVAAMRRGVERLEEDGHRLSGLDVLDRRHLRFAGTDAERAADLNALVDGPLPDVVLAIRGGYGAHPLLPLLDYDGLRRLAGAPVALVGHSDFTALQCALLACSGVATLGGPMLGPDFGASELDPLTASHFWNVLASDRAEASWDAPETADLAVEGTIWGGNLAMLTSLAGSPYFPGIDGGILFIEDIAEPPYRVERMLYHLVHAGVLKRQKALVVGDFTSYRVAEYDNGYDLPVTFERIAAATGIPLVRGLPFGHAAAKLTLPFGVSGRLDVAAGRARLAFAGHPRPKTP is encoded by the coding sequence ATGACCTACGACATCCGCCTGATCGCCCCTTCCGGTTACCCGCACAACGTCGCCGCCATGCGGCGCGGCGTCGAGCGCCTGGAAGAGGACGGCCATCGCCTTTCCGGCCTCGACGTGCTCGACCGTCGCCACCTTCGCTTCGCCGGTACCGATGCCGAGCGTGCCGCCGACCTCAACGCGCTGGTCGACGGTCCGCTCCCCGACGTGGTGCTCGCCATCCGTGGCGGCTACGGCGCGCATCCGCTGCTTCCGCTGCTCGACTACGACGGCCTGCGCCGCCTCGCCGGCGCGCCGGTGGCCCTGGTCGGCCATAGCGACTTCACGGCCCTGCAATGCGCCTTGCTGGCGTGCAGCGGCGTGGCGACGCTGGGCGGTCCGATGCTCGGCCCGGATTTCGGTGCGTCCGAACTCGATCCGCTCACGGCCAGCCACTTCTGGAACGTGCTCGCCTCCGATCGCGCCGAGGCGTCGTGGGACGCGCCGGAGACCGCCGATCTCGCGGTGGAAGGCACGATCTGGGGCGGCAACCTCGCCATGCTCACCAGCCTGGCCGGATCGCCGTATTTCCCCGGGATCGACGGCGGCATCCTGTTCATCGAAGACATCGCCGAGCCGCCCTACCGGGTGGAGCGCATGCTCTACCACCTCGTCCACGCGGGCGTGCTGAAGCGGCAGAAAGCCCTCGTGGTGGGCGACTTCACGAGCTACCGGGTCGCCGAGTACGACAACGGTTACGACCTGCCGGTCACCTTCGAGCGGATCGCCGCCGCGACGGGCATTCCGCTGGTTCGCGGCCTGCCGTTCGGCCATGCGGCGGCCAAGCTCACCCTGCCTTTCGGTGTTTCCGGGCGCCTCGACGTGGCCGCCGGGCGGGCCCGTCTGGCCTTCGCCGGGCACCCGCGACCCAAAACCCCGTAA
- the ribD gene encoding bifunctional diaminohydroxyphosphoribosylaminopyrimidine deaminase/5-amino-6-(5-phosphoribosylamino)uracil reductase RibD — translation MSKPFFPAIDHVHMAQALRLAERGLYTTQPNPRVGCVIARGDAVLGIGWHPRAGEPHAEVFALREAGDAARGATAYVTLEPCAHHGRTPPCADALIAAGIGRVVIAHEDPFAKVDGKGVEKLRAAGIGVQLGLMRDAAHEINVGFFSRVQRGRPWVRVKLAMSLDGRTALADGSSQWITGDAARADVQRWRARASAILSASGTVLADDPRLTVRLPGGEPFVPPLRAILDTNLRTPVGAHVLDGDAPTVLLHAPDASVPDHLRDVRRVDIRRDEGGLDLRAALHWLAQQDVNEVHVEAGPVVCGALLAQGLADELLVYVAPVLLGHTARPMLALPPLDDMASRWKLDIVDRRQVGDDTCLRMRPKEPHVAPAKAGAQ, via the coding sequence ATGTCCAAGCCTTTCTTCCCCGCCATCGACCACGTCCACATGGCCCAGGCCCTGCGCCTGGCCGAGCGTGGCCTGTACACCACCCAGCCCAATCCGCGCGTCGGCTGCGTCATCGCGCGCGGCGACGCCGTGCTCGGTATCGGATGGCATCCCAGGGCCGGTGAGCCGCATGCCGAGGTGTTCGCGCTGCGCGAGGCGGGCGATGCGGCGCGCGGCGCCACGGCTTACGTCACCCTGGAGCCTTGCGCGCACCACGGGCGCACGCCGCCCTGCGCCGATGCGCTGATCGCCGCCGGGATCGGCCGCGTGGTGATCGCGCACGAAGATCCCTTCGCCAAGGTGGACGGCAAGGGCGTCGAAAAGCTGCGGGCGGCGGGCATCGGCGTACAGCTGGGGCTGATGCGCGACGCGGCGCACGAGATCAACGTCGGTTTCTTCAGTCGCGTGCAGCGGGGCCGTCCGTGGGTTCGGGTGAAGCTCGCCATGAGCCTCGATGGTCGTACCGCGCTGGCCGACGGTTCGTCCCAATGGATCACGGGCGATGCCGCGCGTGCCGACGTGCAGCGCTGGCGCGCACGCGCCTCGGCGATCCTTTCGGCCAGCGGTACGGTGCTCGCCGACGACCCACGCCTCACCGTGCGCCTGCCCGGCGGCGAGCCCTTCGTACCGCCCTTGCGCGCGATCCTCGATACGAACCTGCGCACGCCCGTGGGCGCCCATGTGCTCGACGGCGATGCGCCCACCGTGCTGTTGCACGCGCCGGACGCCTCCGTCCCCGACCATCTTCGCGACGTTCGCCGTGTCGATATCCGCCGCGACGAAGGGGGGCTCGACCTGCGCGCCGCGCTGCACTGGTTGGCGCAGCAGGACGTCAACGAAGTGCACGTGGAGGCCGGCCCCGTCGTGTGCGGCGCATTGTTGGCGCAGGGACTGGCGGACGAGTTGCTGGTATACGTCGCGCCGGTGCTGCTGGGGCATACGGCGCGGCCGATGCTCGCGCTGCCGCCGTTGGACGACATGGCGTCGCGCTGGAAACTCGACATCGTCGATCGTCGTCAGGTCGGTGACGACACCTGCCTGCGAATGCGTCCGAAAGAACCCCATGTCGCCCCTGCGAAGGCAGGGGCCCAGTGA
- a CDS encoding Gfo/Idh/MocA family protein: protein MKSGPAFSKVPNSSLVAVMRRDGDKARDYARRHRVPRWYDDADALIQDDAVDAVYVATPPSSHREYALKAIAAGKPVYVEKPMAMDHRECMDIVEAGRAANVPVFVAYYRRALPRFTTIARLLREGAIGTPRLVNVLLHHPFEARYADPARLPWTVRPEIAGGGIFVDIGCHTLDILDFLLGPIVDVRGMVSNQLGAYPAEDTVAMAFAFGNGVLGTGLWNFGADRREDRVEIVGDRGRLVFATFGDGPIRVETDGRSEERRVANPEHIQQPLIATVVDALLERGECPSTGDTAARTSWVMDQVLR from the coding sequence ATGAAGAGCGGCCCCGCCTTCTCGAAAGTGCCCAATTCGTCCCTCGTCGCCGTCATGCGTCGCGACGGCGACAAGGCGCGCGACTACGCGCGACGCCACCGCGTGCCGCGCTGGTACGACGACGCGGACGCGCTCATCCAGGACGACGCCGTCGACGCGGTCTACGTCGCCACGCCGCCGTCGAGCCACCGCGAGTACGCATTGAAGGCCATCGCCGCGGGCAAGCCGGTCTACGTCGAAAAGCCCATGGCGATGGACCATCGCGAATGCATGGACATCGTCGAGGCGGGCAGGGCGGCGAACGTACCCGTCTTCGTCGCGTATTACCGTCGCGCGCTGCCGAGGTTCACCACCATCGCGCGGCTGCTGCGCGAAGGCGCCATCGGGACGCCGCGCCTCGTGAACGTGCTGCTTCACCATCCCTTCGAAGCGCGCTACGCCGATCCGGCCAGGCTGCCTTGGACCGTGCGTCCGGAGATCGCCGGTGGCGGCATCTTCGTCGACATCGGCTGCCATACGCTCGATATCCTCGATTTCCTGCTCGGTCCCATCGTCGACGTGCGCGGCATGGTGTCGAACCAGCTGGGCGCCTATCCGGCCGAGGACACGGTGGCGATGGCCTTCGCCTTCGGCAACGGCGTGCTGGGCACGGGCCTGTGGAATTTCGGCGCCGATCGCCGGGAAGACCGCGTAGAGATCGTGGGCGATCGCGGCCGGCTGGTGTTCGCCACGTTCGGTGACGGGCCGATCCGCGTGGAGACCGATGGACGCTCGGAAGAGCGGCGCGTTGCCAATCCCGAACACATCCAGCAACCGCTGATCGCCACCGTGGTGGATGCGCTGCTGGAACGAGGCGAATGCCCATCCACGGGCGACACCGCCGCGCGAACGAGCTGGGTGATGGACCAGGTCCTGCGTTAG